The Beijerinckiaceae bacterium RH AL1 genome has a segment encoding these proteins:
- a CDS encoding Enoyl-CoA hydratase (ID:RHAL1_00552;~source:Prodigal:2.6): MAQIARAHDGKVLTLTIDRPEKKNALTNDMYGQLADALGAARTDDAVRCVVITGAGDTFTAGNDLGDFARVASGDLKQLDRHVHRVLDVLATFEKPVVAAVPGLAVGIGTTMLLHCDLVFLAETALLSTPFVDLALVPEAASSLLLQERIGYARAFSMFALGERVDAARALAWGLANRVVKGDELQATAQAAAQALAARPPGAVVATKALMRDRARLQAQIAREGEAFAGRLASPEAREAFTAFAERRKPDFSKF, translated from the coding sequence ATGGCGCAGATCGCGCGAGCGCATGACGGCAAGGTCCTGACGCTCACCATCGACAGGCCCGAGAAGAAAAACGCGCTGACCAACGACATGTACGGCCAGCTCGCCGATGCGCTCGGCGCCGCGCGCACCGACGACGCCGTCCGCTGCGTGGTGATCACCGGCGCCGGCGACACGTTCACCGCCGGCAACGACCTCGGCGACTTCGCGCGGGTCGCCTCGGGCGACCTCAAGCAGCTCGATCGCCACGTGCACCGCGTGCTCGACGTGCTGGCGACCTTCGAGAAGCCGGTCGTCGCCGCGGTGCCGGGACTCGCCGTCGGCATCGGCACGACGATGCTCCTGCACTGCGATCTCGTCTTCCTCGCCGAGACGGCGCTGCTCTCGACCCCGTTCGTCGATCTCGCGCTGGTGCCGGAGGCGGCCTCGAGCCTGCTCCTGCAGGAGCGGATCGGCTACGCCCGCGCCTTTTCGATGTTCGCGCTCGGCGAGAGGGTGGATGCGGCGAGGGCGTTGGCCTGGGGCCTCGCCAATCGCGTGGTGAAGGGCGACGAGCTGCAGGCGACCGCCCAGGCCGCGGCGCAGGCGCTGGCCGCGCGGCCGCCCGGCGCCGTCGTCGCGACGAAGGCGCTGATGCGCGATCGCGCGCGGCTGCAGGCGCAGATCGCCAGGGAGGGCGAGGCCTTCGCGGGCCGGCTCGCCAGCCCCGAGGCGCGCGAGGCCTTCACCGCCTTCGCCGAGCGCCGCAAGCCCGACTTTTCGAAGTTCTGA
- a CDS encoding hypothetical protein (ID:RHAL1_00557;~conserved protein of unknown function;~source:Prodigal:2.6), whose amino-acid sequence MSDARWVDIDEDVAAASRHFASAVALHAAGGFDEDGLAGYRNGMALMHALQSAHTSAEMALTRLLAMMGEERPIGEDWHQKLISRAAKAIEGQGSRPAILSPEVADDLDETRRFRNRATRSYGAFDVSRIGPTIEAAGRLAASLALDFASFKASIDPDTKG is encoded by the coding sequence GTGAGCGACGCCCGCTGGGTCGACATCGACGAGGACGTCGCCGCCGCCTCACGCCATTTTGCCAGCGCTGTCGCCCTGCATGCCGCGGGTGGCTTCGATGAGGACGGGCTGGCCGGTTATCGCAATGGGATGGCGCTCATGCATGCGCTTCAGTCGGCGCACACGTCGGCAGAAATGGCGCTGACCCGGCTCCTTGCCATGATGGGCGAGGAGCGGCCGATCGGCGAGGACTGGCACCAGAAGCTGATCTCGCGGGCCGCCAAGGCGATCGAAGGGCAGGGAAGCCGACCGGCCATATTGAGCCCGGAGGTGGCTGACGATCTCGACGAAACGCGTCGCTTCAGAAACAGAGCGACGCGCTCGTACGGTGCGTTCGACGTGAGCAGGATCGGGCCGACGATCGAAGCCGCGGGACGGCTCGCCGCGAGCCTCGCGCTCGATTTCGCGAGCTTTAAAGCCAGCATCGATCCCGACACAAAAGGTTGA
- a CDS encoding Cation efflux protein (ID:RHAL1_00555;~source:Prodigal:2.6) has translation MSPSIKLGWGTLVVSIVVLALKAYAYVLTNSLALYSDALETVINVVSAAAALFALWFAEQPADANHPYGHQKAEYVSAVVEGALILATAFAILRDAYLGWLNPKAPDTPLLGIAFNAGAGALNFAWALVLIRLGRAWKSPALSAGGRHIMTDVTTTIGVIAGFALVPLTGILRIDPAVAGLVALNILWSGWGILRGSVGALMDEIADPAALAEMRRVISSSADGAIEAHDVRMRTVGNMTFVEFHLVVPARMIVEDAHEICDRIESAVREKVGQAIINIHIEPEHKAKACGVPVL, from the coding sequence ATGAGCCCATCGATCAAGCTCGGCTGGGGGACGCTCGTCGTCAGCATCGTCGTGCTGGCGCTGAAGGCCTATGCCTACGTCCTGACGAACAGCCTCGCGCTCTACTCGGACGCGCTCGAGACGGTGATCAACGTCGTCTCGGCGGCGGCCGCGCTGTTCGCGCTGTGGTTCGCCGAGCAGCCCGCCGACGCCAACCACCCCTACGGCCACCAGAAGGCGGAGTACGTCAGCGCCGTCGTCGAGGGCGCGCTGATCCTCGCCACCGCCTTCGCGATCCTGCGCGACGCCTATCTCGGCTGGCTGAACCCGAAGGCGCCGGACACGCCCCTGCTCGGCATCGCGTTCAACGCCGGCGCCGGCGCCCTCAACTTCGCCTGGGCGCTCGTCCTCATCCGCCTCGGCAGGGCGTGGAAGTCGCCGGCGCTGTCGGCGGGCGGCCGCCACATCATGACCGACGTCACCACGACGATCGGCGTCATCGCCGGCTTCGCGCTAGTGCCGCTCACCGGCATCCTGCGCATCGACCCCGCCGTCGCCGGGCTCGTCGCGCTCAACATCCTGTGGTCGGGCTGGGGCATCCTGCGCGGCTCGGTCGGCGCGCTGATGGACGAGATCGCCGATCCCGCCGCGCTCGCCGAGATGCGCCGGGTGATCTCGTCCTCCGCGGACGGCGCGATCGAGGCGCACGACGTGCGCATGCGCACCGTCGGCAACATGACCTTCGTCGAGTTCCACCTCGTCGTCCCCGCCCGCATGATCGTCGAGGACGCCCACGAGATCTGCGACCGCATCGAATCCGCCGTGCGCGAAAAGGTCGGCCAGGCGATCATCAACATCCACATCGAGCCCGAGCACAAAGCCAAGGCCTGCGGCGTGCCGGTGCTGTAG
- a CDS encoding Fatty acid--CoA ligase (ID:RHAL1_00549;~source:Prodigal:2.6) encodes MTAFPAMPLAQAHAMLTAPGQMFEMETVTVRGRPVRAWKNGPKRLVDLWAAAAPFGARVFTVYEDERVTYAAWRRAVFAFAKALLAHGVKKGDRVAIAMRNQSEWPVVFYGAALAGAVATPLNAWWTGSELAFAIRDCGARVLVADEERFERLQDTLVELDLSTCIVSRLEGPGPAGVTTLESLIGAPAAWADLPEAGAQPVDIAPEDDATIFYTSGTSGKPKGALASHRAVTTPVMAQLLSQVRAFLRRGEAPPAPDPSAPQKVGLLAIPLFHVTGCFSSMNTTMAMGNRLVILGKWDTERALQLIEQEGVTLAGGVPTIAWQLIEHPAREKYDCSTIDQMAYGGAPAAAELVKRIKQAFPNCAPGTGWGMTETCATFTHHIGEDYEHRPESCGPATPVGDLKVVDEAGNALPPGEVGELMVYGPHVVEGYWHRPEENAETFVDGWMRTGDLARIDEEGFCFIVDRAKDVIIRGGENIYPAEVESVLYEHPAIMDAALVPIPHPQLGEEAGAIVTLKPGRSATEDELKAHVAAHLAKFKIPARVLTRDEPLPRNANGKIMKRELRALFLPATTGDSQ; translated from the coding sequence ATGACCGCCTTCCCCGCCATGCCGCTCGCCCAGGCGCACGCGATGCTGACCGCGCCGGGCCAGATGTTCGAGATGGAGACCGTCACCGTGCGCGGCCGCCCGGTCCGTGCGTGGAAAAACGGTCCGAAGCGCCTCGTCGACCTGTGGGCCGCGGCGGCGCCGTTCGGCGCGCGCGTCTTCACCGTCTACGAGGACGAGCGAGTCACCTACGCCGCGTGGCGGCGCGCGGTTTTCGCCTTCGCGAAGGCGCTGCTCGCGCACGGCGTGAAGAAGGGCGATCGCGTCGCCATCGCGATGCGCAACCAGAGCGAATGGCCCGTCGTCTTCTACGGCGCGGCGCTCGCCGGCGCCGTCGCGACGCCGCTCAACGCGTGGTGGACGGGCAGCGAGCTGGCCTTCGCGATCCGCGACTGCGGCGCGCGGGTGCTCGTCGCCGACGAGGAGCGCTTCGAGCGGCTGCAGGACACGCTCGTCGAGCTCGATCTCTCGACCTGCATCGTCTCGCGCCTCGAGGGTCCCGGGCCCGCGGGCGTGACCACGCTCGAAAGCCTCATCGGCGCGCCCGCGGCCTGGGCCGACCTGCCCGAGGCCGGCGCGCAGCCGGTCGACATCGCGCCGGAGGACGACGCGACGATCTTCTACACCTCGGGCACGTCCGGGAAGCCGAAGGGCGCGCTCGCCAGCCACCGCGCCGTGACGACGCCGGTGATGGCGCAGCTGCTCTCGCAGGTCCGCGCCTTTCTGCGCCGCGGCGAGGCCCCGCCGGCGCCGGACCCGAGCGCGCCGCAGAAGGTCGGGCTCCTCGCCATCCCGCTCTTCCACGTCACCGGCTGCTTCTCGTCGATGAACACGACGATGGCGATGGGCAACCGCCTCGTCATCCTCGGCAAGTGGGACACCGAGCGCGCGTTGCAGCTGATCGAGCAGGAGGGCGTCACGCTGGCGGGCGGCGTGCCGACCATCGCCTGGCAGCTCATCGAGCACCCCGCGCGCGAAAAGTACGATTGCTCGACGATCGACCAGATGGCCTACGGCGGCGCGCCGGCCGCCGCCGAGCTCGTGAAGCGCATCAAGCAGGCGTTCCCGAACTGCGCGCCCGGCACCGGCTGGGGCATGACCGAGACCTGCGCGACCTTCACGCACCACATCGGCGAGGACTACGAGCACCGTCCCGAAAGCTGCGGGCCGGCGACGCCGGTCGGCGACCTCAAGGTCGTCGACGAGGCCGGCAACGCGCTGCCGCCGGGCGAGGTCGGCGAGCTGATGGTCTACGGCCCGCACGTGGTCGAGGGCTACTGGCATCGGCCCGAGGAGAATGCCGAGACCTTCGTCGACGGGTGGATGCGCACCGGCGATCTCGCCAGGATCGACGAGGAAGGCTTCTGCTTCATCGTCGACCGCGCCAAGGACGTGATCATCCGCGGCGGCGAGAACATCTATCCGGCCGAGGTCGAGAGCGTGCTCTACGAGCATCCGGCGATCATGGATGCCGCGCTGGTGCCGATCCCGCATCCGCAGCTCGGCGAGGAGGCCGGCGCCATCGTGACGCTGAAGCCCGGCCGCAGCGCCACCGAGGACGAGCTGAAGGCGCATGTCGCCGCCCATCTCGCCAAGTTCAAGATTCCCGCGCGCGTGCTCACCCGCGACGAGCCGCTGCCGCGTAACGCCAACGGCAAGATCATGAAGCGCGAGCTGCGCGCGTTGTTCCTGCCCGCCACCACGGGAGATTCCCAATGA
- a CDS encoding Transcriptional regulator, TetR family (ID:RHAL1_00551;~source:Prodigal:2.6), whose product MAASAPLASAPVQTTRYERKREAILEAAAALFNARGLNGTTIADVAQAVGLTTTSITYYYRKKEDLASACLLRATAALDELLAEAELAPSPPERLARFTALYFALQADISDERRPALINFWDLRAIAGSGADGAASAFSDVFRRFRRWFTDPSGPALSRLAQNARAHLVFSAFLWAKEWLARFEPEDYSRAGERLVDVLINGLAGPGADWAVIAREPPEPHLSTEVSREAFLRAATELVNEHGYRGASVDRISAKLSVTKGSFYHHNENKDDLVAQCFDRTFEVIRAAHRDAPPSSGTGWARLSTVTAALVRHQLSSHGPLLRYSALSAMPEAMRPKLLRDFDRLSQRTAGIIVDGIADGSIRPVDPMIAAQLVTGLINAAAELRHWVHDAGEENVVELFVRPCLVGVFKPA is encoded by the coding sequence ATGGCCGCTTCAGCCCCGCTCGCTTCCGCTCCGGTCCAGACGACGCGCTACGAGCGCAAGCGGGAGGCGATTCTCGAAGCGGCCGCTGCGCTCTTCAACGCGCGCGGGCTGAACGGCACGACGATCGCCGACGTCGCGCAGGCCGTCGGGCTCACCACGACGTCGATCACCTACTACTACCGCAAGAAGGAAGACCTCGCCTCCGCCTGCCTTCTGCGGGCGACGGCCGCGCTCGACGAGCTGCTCGCCGAGGCCGAGCTGGCGCCGAGCCCGCCGGAGCGGCTCGCCCGCTTCACCGCGCTCTATTTCGCGCTGCAGGCCGACATTTCCGACGAGCGGCGTCCGGCGCTGATCAACTTCTGGGACCTGCGCGCGATCGCCGGCAGCGGCGCGGATGGCGCGGCGAGCGCCTTCAGCGACGTGTTCCGCCGCTTCCGCCGCTGGTTCACGGACCCGTCCGGCCCGGCGCTGTCGCGGCTCGCGCAGAACGCCCGCGCGCACCTCGTCTTCTCGGCCTTCCTCTGGGCCAAGGAGTGGCTGGCGCGCTTCGAGCCCGAGGACTACAGCCGCGCCGGCGAGCGGCTCGTCGACGTGCTCATCAACGGCCTCGCCGGCCCCGGCGCCGACTGGGCGGTGATCGCCCGCGAGCCGCCGGAGCCGCATCTCTCCACCGAGGTGTCGCGCGAGGCCTTCCTTCGCGCCGCAACCGAGCTCGTCAACGAGCACGGCTATCGCGGCGCCTCGGTCGACCGCATCTCGGCCAAGCTCAGCGTGACCAAGGGCTCGTTCTACCATCACAACGAGAACAAGGACGATCTCGTCGCGCAGTGCTTCGACCGCACCTTCGAGGTGATCCGCGCCGCCCATCGCGACGCGCCGCCCTCGAGCGGCACGGGCTGGGCGCGGCTCTCGACGGTGACCGCGGCGCTGGTGCGCCACCAGCTCTCGTCGCACGGCCCGCTGCTGCGCTATTCCGCGCTCTCCGCTATGCCGGAGGCGATGCGCCCGAAGCTGCTGCGCGACTTCGATCGGCTGTCGCAGCGCACCGCCGGCATCATCGTCGACGGCATCGCCGACGGCTCGATCCGGCCGGTCGATCCGATGATCGCCGCGCAGCTCGTCACCGGCCTGATCAACGCCGCCGCCGAGCTGCGCCACTGGGTGCACGATGCCGGGGAGGAGAACGTCGTCGAGCTGTTCGTGCGACCCTGCCTCGTCGGCGTGTTCAAGCCGGCCTGA
- a CDS encoding 3-hydroxyacyl-CoA dehydrogenase (ID:RHAL1_00550;~source:Prodigal:2.6), which translates to MVEAAKVVQASRDGDIAIVTLNSPPVNALSHALRSQAIEAVKAAEADPAVKAIVMIGAGRGFSGGADITEFGKPPQSPSLHDLIDTIENASKPIVAALHGSTLGGGFETALGCHYRVAVPSAKVGLPEVKLGLLPGAGGTQRLPRLVGVEAALNAITSGTPIGAKAALAQGVLDEIVDEKDLLGGAVAFAKRLVADGAKLRKVRDLDDKVAEARGKPQVFDDFAKANARKFRGFEAPLKCIEAVRGAVDLPFDEGMQNERKLFMELMQGAQSIAQRHAFFAERQANKVPDVPETTETLPIKKVGIIGAGTMGGGIAMNFLNAGIPVTMVEMKAEALERGQKIIRKNYEATAKKGRLKPEDVETRMGLLTGVLELEKLADCDLIIEAVFELMEVKKEIFTKLDSIAKQGAILASNTSYLDIDEIASVTKRPEHVLGLHFFSPANVMRLLEIVRGKKTAKPVIATAMALAKTIGKVGVLVGVSHGFVGNRMLEQRQREANKLILEGAMPWDVDRVLYDFGMPMGPFAMGDLAGLDLGWVKEKSSSSTIREMLCEMDRRGQKNGKGFYDYDENRKATPSPEVEKVILDFAKKQGIERRKISDDEILERCIYPMINEGAKILEEGIALRASDIDVVWLNGYGWPVYRGGPMHYAESVGLPKVLDRLKAYEAEHGEAFKPAALLERLVAEKKSFKDA; encoded by the coding sequence ATGGTCGAAGCTGCGAAGGTGGTCCAGGCGTCGCGAGATGGGGATATCGCCATCGTCACGCTCAATTCACCGCCGGTGAACGCGCTGTCGCATGCGTTGCGCTCGCAGGCGATCGAGGCGGTGAAGGCGGCCGAGGCTGACCCGGCCGTGAAGGCGATCGTCATGATCGGCGCCGGCCGCGGCTTCTCCGGCGGCGCCGACATCACCGAGTTCGGCAAGCCGCCGCAGTCGCCCTCGCTGCACGACCTCATCGACACGATCGAGAACGCCTCGAAGCCCATCGTCGCCGCGCTGCACGGCTCGACCCTCGGCGGCGGCTTCGAGACCGCGCTCGGCTGCCACTACCGCGTCGCCGTGCCCTCGGCGAAGGTCGGCCTGCCGGAGGTCAAGCTCGGCCTGCTGCCGGGCGCCGGCGGCACGCAGCGCCTGCCGCGCCTCGTCGGCGTCGAGGCCGCGCTCAACGCGATCACCTCGGGCACGCCGATCGGCGCCAAGGCGGCGCTGGCGCAGGGCGTCCTCGACGAGATCGTCGACGAGAAGGACCTGCTCGGCGGCGCCGTCGCCTTCGCCAAGCGGCTCGTCGCCGACGGGGCCAAGCTGCGCAAGGTCCGCGATCTCGACGACAAGGTCGCCGAGGCGCGCGGCAAGCCGCAGGTGTTCGACGATTTCGCCAAGGCCAACGCCCGCAAGTTCCGCGGCTTCGAGGCGCCGCTGAAGTGCATCGAGGCGGTGCGCGGCGCGGTCGACCTGCCCTTCGACGAGGGCATGCAGAACGAGCGCAAGCTGTTCATGGAGCTGATGCAGGGCGCGCAGTCGATCGCCCAGCGCCATGCCTTCTTCGCCGAGCGCCAGGCCAACAAGGTGCCCGACGTGCCGGAGACGACCGAGACGCTGCCGATCAAGAAGGTCGGCATCATCGGCGCCGGCACGATGGGCGGCGGCATCGCGATGAACTTCCTCAACGCCGGCATCCCGGTCACGATGGTCGAGATGAAGGCCGAGGCGCTGGAGCGCGGCCAGAAGATCATCCGCAAGAACTACGAGGCGACCGCGAAGAAGGGGCGCCTGAAGCCGGAGGACGTCGAGACCCGCATGGGCCTGCTCACCGGCGTGCTCGAGCTGGAGAAACTGGCCGATTGCGACCTCATCATCGAGGCCGTGTTCGAGCTTATGGAGGTGAAGAAGGAGATCTTCACCAAGCTCGACTCCATCGCCAAGCAGGGCGCGATCCTCGCGTCGAACACCTCGTATCTCGACATCGACGAGATCGCCTCGGTGACGAAGCGGCCCGAGCACGTGCTTGGCCTGCACTTCTTCTCGCCGGCCAACGTGATGCGGCTGCTCGAAATCGTGCGCGGCAAGAAGACCGCAAAGCCGGTCATCGCGACCGCGATGGCGCTCGCCAAGACGATCGGCAAGGTCGGCGTGCTCGTCGGCGTCAGCCACGGCTTCGTCGGCAATCGCATGCTGGAGCAGCGCCAGCGCGAGGCCAACAAGCTGATCCTCGAAGGCGCGATGCCGTGGGACGTCGACCGCGTGCTCTACGATTTCGGCATGCCGATGGGCCCGTTCGCGATGGGCGATCTCGCCGGCCTCGACCTCGGCTGGGTGAAAGAAAAGTCGTCCTCCTCGACGATCCGCGAGATGCTCTGCGAGATGGACCGCCGCGGCCAGAAGAACGGCAAGGGCTTCTACGACTACGACGAGAACCGCAAGGCGACGCCGTCGCCCGAGGTCGAGAAGGTCATCCTCGACTTCGCGAAGAAGCAGGGCATCGAGCGCCGCAAGATCTCGGACGACGAGATCCTGGAGCGCTGCATCTACCCGATGATCAACGAGGGCGCGAAGATCCTCGAGGAGGGCATCGCGCTGCGCGCCTCCGACATCGACGTCGTCTGGCTCAACGGCTACGGCTGGCCGGTCTATCGCGGCGGCCCGATGCACTACGCCGAGTCCGTCGGCCTGCCGAAGGTGCTCGATCGTTTGAAGGCCTACGAGGCCGAGCACGGCGAGGCGTTCAAGCCGGCAGCGCTCCTCGAGCGGCTGGTGGCGGAGAAGAAGAGCTTCAAGGACGCGTGA
- a CDS encoding Activator of Hsp90 ATPase 1 family protein (ID:RHAL1_00553;~source:Prodigal:2.6), translating into MSEPATRTVLVERDLPFPTEKVWRALTQPHLLEEWLMKTDFAPVKDHAFQFHGDWGAVDCRVLEIEPQRSLSYTWAAMGLESIVTWTLTPTATGTRLRLEQTGFRPDQEQAYRGAQQGWTHRFLPKLEDVLAQEG; encoded by the coding sequence ATGAGCGAGCCAGCGACGCGCACCGTCCTCGTCGAACGCGACCTTCCCTTCCCGACCGAGAAGGTGTGGCGGGCGCTGACCCAGCCGCATCTTCTCGAGGAATGGCTGATGAAGACCGACTTCGCGCCGGTGAAGGATCACGCCTTCCAGTTCCACGGCGACTGGGGCGCCGTCGACTGCCGCGTGCTCGAGATCGAGCCGCAGAGGAGCCTCTCCTACACCTGGGCCGCGATGGGGCTCGAGAGCATCGTCACCTGGACGCTGACGCCGACGGCCACCGGGACGCGCCTGCGCCTGGAGCAGACCGGCTTCCGGCCGGACCAGGAGCAGGCCTACCGCGGCGCGCAGCAGGGCTGGACGCACCGCTTCCTGCCGAAGCTCGAGGACGTCCTGGCGCAGGAGGGCTGA
- a CDS encoding hypothetical protein (ID:RHAL1_00556;~conserved protein of unknown function;~source:Prodigal:2.6) encodes MVVTLAERKSRAIARLKAGFESATRSLAAYAATRGGRFVIFGSFARGDIHFDSDCDVMVDFPTNLARDARDAAETILREHGLKPDVHLAAEVSESLMLRVRRDGVVLP; translated from the coding sequence ATGGTCGTCACCCTGGCAGAGCGGAAGTCGCGCGCGATCGCGCGGCTGAAGGCCGGCTTCGAGTCGGCAACGAGGTCGCTTGCCGCCTATGCGGCGACGCGCGGCGGCCGCTTCGTGATCTTCGGGTCGTTCGCCCGCGGCGACATCCATTTCGACAGCGACTGCGACGTGATGGTCGACTTCCCAACCAATCTTGCACGCGATGCTCGAGATGCGGCGGAGACGATCCTGCGCGAGCACGGGCTCAAGCCCGACGTGCACCTCGCCGCCGAGGTCTCCGAGAGCCTGATGCTGCGCGTCCGGCGCGACGGGGTCGTGCTGCCGTGA
- a CDS encoding hypothetical protein (ID:RHAL1_00554;~conserved protein of unknown function;~source:Prodigal:2.6): MGTAPDNIFRSLADPTRRTLFECLCREGELTVGALTARAGVSQPAVSKHLRLLKQAGLVRDRSQGRQTHVSARPEALAPLTDWTRQMTGFWESRLDALESVLTRMDQ; encoded by the coding sequence ATGGGAACCGCGCCCGACAATATCTTCCGCAGCCTGGCCGATCCGACGCGGCGGACGCTGTTCGAATGTCTCTGCCGCGAGGGCGAGCTGACGGTGGGCGCTCTCACCGCCCGCGCCGGGGTCTCGCAGCCGGCGGTCTCCAAGCATCTCCGCCTGCTCAAGCAGGCCGGGTTGGTGCGCGACCGCAGCCAGGGCCGCCAGACCCACGTCAGCGCGCGCCCGGAGGCGCTGGCGCCGCTGACCGACTGGACGCGGCAGATGACCGGCTTCTGGGAAAGCCGCCTCGACGCGCTCGAAAGCGTGCTGACGCGCATGGATCAATGA